Within Spinacia oleracea cultivar Varoflay chromosome 4, BTI_SOV_V1, whole genome shotgun sequence, the genomic segment aaagaatTGAAAGTAACTTACAAACACAAGATTCCCCATGCACTATTTTCTCGGTTGGAACCTATCGCAGAGTCGAAAATATACGCACAACCTCTACGTAGGTCTAACacgtacaaaatccaatgattTCTGCATTATATATAAATGTTATTGCAACCTTATGCATGAAAATAACAATAACATAGCTATTTACCAAATATCGATCAATCTCGAACACTTACTCTTGATGGTATGGGATCAAAAACCACTTGGTAATGTTAGGATCACCcttcttctccttttcaatttcagcatTGAAAACTACTTTCAAATACATTGATGCAGCCTGAGGGTTGGCCTTGATTCTAGAGCTTGACATTGCCTCGGGACAAACAAACCCAATCTGAGAGTTGTCAAATGCAAAGGTGTGTTCGTGGAATAAACACCTACAAAGTAAATGTATaatgcaaaaatttcaaaaactattatagttgacaaaaccaaaaacaaaaatatcgaTGGAAAAGTTTACATCATATAGACTTGGATCACTGAAATGTTGAGGCACGCCCCTCTAAGGAACTCTTCAACGTCAACCTCATTTACATAAGTTTGTCGATCTTCGTCATAATGCCAAACCGAAGCGGGcaatgggattgaagtatttttATATACATCACCGGGCGCCGTATTGATGATAAACTTCAAATAATTGCATGATgggccaagaccttgaattgtgTCGTCTGCCAAATTTTGCTTCTTACTTTTGGCGGCTGATTCTTCAGTtttacgatcacaactacctATCATCTCTTTGGATTTCTTAGAGTTCTTCGACTTCGATTTCGACTCCAACTTATTTGAGCATGAATTTTCCTGTAACAATAATGTTAAGCTAGCATGAAAAGTTCGGTTTTGATTTCAGTGTTGAAGCACAGGGGAGTGGGAAGCATATGGTTTACCTTGGCCGTTAACTTCAGTGTTGTCTTCTCTTTGGACCCTAAATCAAGTGTTGCCTTCTCTTTGACAATTAATTCTGTTGTCTTATCTTTGACAACTAATTCTGTTGTCTTCTCTTTGACAATTAATTCATTTTTCTTCTCTTTGGAGCTACCaaccacctcttcaaaaatctgACTCCTGGACTTCTTTGTTGGGCGTGGAGTAGAGTACTCCTAAACAGAGGTAGAAACCAAAGGAGTTCAAGGCTCTGAATCTAATTCTAAACAGATGCATAACGCAATGAAtgacaattaataataaaaaagttatACCTCGTCTTCTTCGAAAATCACCAAGTGAATTGGCCATTGCACAAAACTAGCAAGAGCCCTGCCTAAGTTATTGAATCCATCTCCAGTAGGTACCGGAAGAGTGTCATCATCATGTCCGTCGTGAATACAATCAACTTGGACCTTATAATGACTAGGCTTCATCGATCTAAAGTGTTGGTGCAACGAACCATCCAATGGGTACGCCATACCATCTGCCACTATCACTTTGTTACCCAAAACTTTATCCTCAAGGGCAAGACGACATGGAGTTATGGCCTTCAcaaataaatttacaaaatttcagAAATCACTACAAAGTACAATATTAAAAACCTAGCTAGGGGTGTTTTGAGTGTATGCACTATAGAGAATATATACCTTCAGCTCGCGTGGTTGCTGCGATGAACTCGGACAACAGGTTACGAGTGCACGGTTAACATCAAACTCATCACTTACAAGAGCAGAATCAAGTGCGGGGGTAGAGAGGGTGTGTAGTTGACCGGTTGCTTTCAATGTGGCTAGTTGGTTTTGGAGGGCCTCCGCCACCTTTCTCTCTAATTGATCTTCAAACTCCCTTCTCACCGAAGCTCTGATTGATTCGATAGCCTCCGGTGATGGTTCAATATGGCCAGATCTACTACTTCGGTCTATTGGACCGAAAGCAACTTTGTAACCGACATTAACTCCACCTGTTGCCTTGACACACCCACGGTGATCCTTTTTTCCCATAGCCTTGGTGAGGGCATCTTCTCCCTGGGTGAatgaaatatttccttttccctcTTCTTCTATGTACTCCAACTATaagaattaggaaagtaaaaattagATGGTATACATGATGGAAAGGAGAAGCAATCTTAGCAATAGAactaggaattaggaaagaaaagGATATAGAACGTAAAATTTCATATGCACTTACAGCCATCTTAGCAATATTTACGGCTTCTTTATCATTCGGGTCAACTTCCCACTTTCCCTCTTTGTTTTTAACTTGATGAGCCAAGATCCACTCTACTGATCTAAACTTCTTAAATCTATCTGGCGCTGTGGTGAGTGATGAGGTCACTGAGGAAGAGCCACTTGAGAGGGTTAAAGCTGCCTCTGGCGGTAGTCGCCCATCATTTATCCACTCTGGTCTCTTTCTAACATAACCCTTTTGGCCTGTGCGATGTGGGTGCTTGTTTTGTAATGCACTTTTACTTGCTTTTTCTCTACGAACCTGTCAAAAAACACATAAAGAACATGTCGAACAGTTAAAGATGGCAACaacaaactaatcatataattatataaaaaaatatctagCAAAGTAAATTCATTATTACCAACATCTCCGGCTTGTTTCGTTCCATCACAAATGTtttccaatcatcctctgtgaTTTGATGGTAGATGTCCCAAGGCATGTCATTTGTCTGATGTTTCggcattttttctttcttagttATCCAACGCCGCGTTAACCTGGACTTGAAAGCTCCAAAGCGTTTCGCCACACAcatatgaaaatatttttctctccttttagcCGGATCATCAATAATGTGGAACAGAAGCTGTTAATTTTATGGATAAGAGATTGTTAGAAACGTATGCTACACAAATAGATAATCTAGGAGAATACAAATCAAGTTTTTATTCAATGTTTACCTTGGTCTCCTCCCAAAACCCCTTCTTTGTGTGTTCATCTAACGTTGAATATTCTTTCACATTAATGTTAATTCTAGCAGCACAAGACCCAACTTGCTTCCCGTATTCTCCTGACCATTCTCCATCGGGGATTCCATATTGATTATACTGAAGATGCATTGGCTTTTTGGCTTGAACTCCTTTTGACGGACCACGGAATTTGGTCTTTTTACTAGTGTTGGTACCTTGTGATTCCCCCGTAGGATGACTAGCTCCATCAATTCCCTGTATTTCATTATCACGATGATCATCCATGGTAGCTACGGTCCTGCAACAAAGAAAAGAGAGCAATACTTAGTAAAGGGAGCAATACTTAGTAAAGGGagcaatacttagaaaagagaGCAATACTTAGAAAAAAGAGCAataccagttctgtgcactgatctgcacagttctgatctgagctgtgcagatcagtgcacagaactgatcagaactgaccagttctgtgcactgatctgcacagttctgatctgagctgtgcagatcagtgcacagaactgatcagaactgaccagttctgtgcactgatctgcacagttctgatctgagctgtgcagatcagtgcacataactgcacagttctgatcagttttgtccactgatctgcacagttctgatctgggcagtgcagatcagtgcacagaacagaactgatcagtgcaCTGAGAAGCTAAAACAGTACTTCACTGAGTTGATTAGTGCAATTGGCCAAAGAATCTCTGTTTATGTcttgtttttttatattaagggcaaaatgctacaattggccatttacaaagctatacctaaaataatggccttatggtattacacctaacatgcaaaacaatcccaaatcaaacctcacctaaaaaaacaacccaaaaaaaaatcataactcaccagttctacgcactgatctgcacagctcagatcagaactgtgcagatcaatgcacagaactgatcagaactgaccagttctgtgcactgatctgcacagttctgatctgagctgtgcagatcagtgcacagaac encodes:
- the LOC130471728 gene encoding uncharacterized protein; the protein is MAYPLDGSLHQHFRSMKPSHYKVQVDCIHDGHDDDTLPVPTGDGFNNLGRALASFVQWPIHLVIFEEDEEYSTPRPTKKSRSQIFEEVVGSSKEKKNELIVKEKTTELVVKDKTTELIVKEKATLDLGSKEKTTLKLTAKENSCSNKLESKSKSKNSKKSKEMIGSCDRKTEESAAKSKKQNLADDTIQGLGPSCNYLKFIINTAPGDVYKNTSIPLPASVWHYDEDRQTYVNEVDVEEFLRGACLNISVIQVYMMCLFHEHTFAFDNSQIGFVCPEAMSSSRIKANPQAASMYLKVVFNAEIEKEKKGDPNITKWFLIPYHQENHWILYVLDLRRGCAYIFDSAIGSNRENSAWGILCLAYQVYKFNDGICPNRATMQGLKGFHVKVYHAY